From Xiphophorus hellerii strain 12219 chromosome 20, Xiphophorus_hellerii-4.1, whole genome shotgun sequence, the proteins below share one genomic window:
- the mmp19 gene encoding matrix metalloproteinase-19, with protein MMDGSGLLLLLQPLLLLLLSLRAALCEVEWTELNEAEAYLKQYGYLNDPADPQDPSYLEEVIEALRVFQGVNELPPTGELDEATLGVMRQPRCGLEDPFNKKLHKYKVMGRWRRKRLTYRIHNYTPDMVRSEVRKALRSAFKYWSDAADLTFTEIDFGRADIKISFHKKDGFCPVPFDGRGHVLAHAESPESGIVHFDEDEFWTEASYYGTNLRIVAAHEIGHALGLGHSQFRSALMAPVYAGYRINFRLHSDDVNGIQTLYGKPISTITSSTPTVGSPVESSSILDPCTADLDAIMLGPWDKTFAFSGDYVWTISDMGHNSPIRINRLWWELPGSLNAAVHSQRTNKTYFFKGSKVWRYTRFMLDYGYPKQVKRVPPNIDAALYLQINQKLVFIKGSDHWQFDEVKPNFSFYPKPLSKLVSGLPSSPDAAFTWNNGKIFFFKGDNYWRVNEQLKVDSWYPQSKAKRWMGC; from the exons ATGATGGACGGATCAGgactcctgctgctgctgcagccgctgctgctgctgctgctcagcctCAGAGCTGCACTGTGTGAGGTGGAGTGGACAGAGCTAAACGAAGCAGAG GCGTATTTAAAGCAGTACGGCTACTTAAATGACCCAGCTGACCCACAGGACCCTTCTTACCTGGAGGAGGTCATTGAAGCACTGAG AGTCTTCCAGGGGGTGAATGAGCTGCCCCCTACTGGAGAGTTAGATGAAGCCACGCTTGGAGTGATGAGGCAGCCCCGCTGCGGCTTGGAGGATCCGTTCAACAAGAAGTTACACAAGTACAAAGTGATGG GTCgttggaggaggaagagactCACCTACCGCATCCACAACTACACACCTGACATGGTGAGGTCGGAGGTCAGGAAGGCCCTCCGCTCTGCCTTTAAGTACTGGAGCGATGCGGCTGATCTGACGTTCACAGAGATCGACTTCGGCAGAGCAGACATCAAGATCTCTTTTCATAAGAAAGATGGCTTCTGCCCAGTCCCGTTTGACGGCCGGG GTCACGTGCTGGCTCATGCTGAGTCACCAGAATCTGGGATCGTCCATTTTGATGAAGACGAGTTCTGGACGGAGGCATCATACTACGGCACTAACCTGCGTATCGTAGCTGCCCATGAAATAGGACACGCTCTGGGACTGGGTCACTCCCAGTTCAGGAGCGCTCTGATGGCACCAGTTTATGCTGGTTATCGCATCAACTTCAGGCTGCATTCAGACGATGTTAACGGCATTCAGACACTTTACG GCAAACCCATCAGTACCATAACGTCCAGTACACCGACCGTGGGCAGCCCGGTGGAGAGCAGCTCCATACTGGACCCCTGCACTGCGGACCTGGACGCCATCATGTTGG GACCGTGGGACAAAACCTTCGCCTTTAGTGGGGACTATGTGTGGACTATCTCTGATATGGGCCACAACAGTCCAATAAGGATCAACAGACTGTGGTGGGAACTCCCGGGAAGCCTGAACGCTGCTGTCCACTCACAGAGAACCAACAAGACGTACTTTTTTAAAG GCAGTAAAGTGTGGAGGTACACGAGGTTCATGCTTGACTACGGCTACCCCAAACAGGTCAAACGCGTCCCGCCTAACATCGACGCAGCCTTATACCTGCAGATTAACCAGAAGCTTGTTTTCATAAAG GGATCGGACCACTGGCAGTTTGATGAGGTGAAACCCAATTTTTCTTTCTACCCTAAGCCGCTGAGCAAGCTCGTTAGCGGGTTGCCGTCCTCTCCTGACGCAGCCTTCACCTGGAACAACGGAAAGATCTTTTTCTTCAAGGGCGACAACTACTGGAGAGTGAACGAGCAGCTGAAAGTGGACAGCTGGTACCCGCAGAGCAAGGCGAAGCGATGGATGGGATGCTAG